From Cucumis melo cultivar AY chromosome 1, USDA_Cmelo_AY_1.0, whole genome shotgun sequence, a single genomic window includes:
- the LOC103501258 gene encoding cellulose synthase-like protein E6: protein MRKGGNGETTSCALVETKEGRHSGGAYRAFAATVMASIFLIWAYRATGMPGAGHPGRWTWMGMFISEIMFGVYWILSQSLRWRPTFNFPFKHKLSLSYNDDQLPNVDVFVCTADPIIEPPVLVINTILSTMAYDYPTEKLAIYLSDDGGSEFTFYALIEASNFAKHWLPFCRKFMVEPTSPEAYFSLNSALHHRSQEWIDMKKLFDEMKERINSVVEMGKVPKEIRDQNKGFSEWDNGITKQNHQSIVKIIIDGNNLDNLDIDGGVLPKLVYMAREKRPHHPHHFKAGAMNALIRVSSEITNAPFILNLDCDMYSNNPVTLKELLCFFLDGKRSHDIAFVQFPQCFDNITENMLYGIPDQVVNEIELAGMDGYGAALYCGTGCFHRREALGGKKYVEDLNGSIHLDVQTQKKVPKPVNELEEACKLLVDCNFENGSQWGREMGLVYGCAVEDIVTGLTIQCRGWRSLYYSPKKRAFLGLAPISLDVALVQYKRWCEGMFQIFLSKYCPFIYGHGKIKFGAQMGYCVYLLWAPLSIPMLYYATVPALCLLQGIPLFPEATSLWAIPFAYVFVIKNCWSVAEAITCGCTLKAWWNLQRMLLFRRTTAFFFAFIDTVIKQLGLSQTKFVVTAKVAAEDVSKRYEQEIIEFGSSDIMYTMIATFAMLNLFGLLLGIKNVAALNLELFYEGLNKFILQIVLCGLIVLINFPTYEALFIRKDKGRLPSSALFKSVTLALLACIIYVL, encoded by the exons atgAGAAAGGGGGGGAATGGAGAAACGACGTCGTGTGCTTTGGTGGAAACCAAAGAAGGGCGCCACAGTGGAGGAGCTTACAGAGCTTTTGCGGCGACGGTCATGGCTTCAATTTTTCTGATATGGGCTTACAGAGCCACCGGGATGCCTGGGGCGGGCCACCCTGGGCGGTGGACTTGGATGGGAATGTTCATCTCTGAGATTATGTTTGGTGTTTATTGGATTCTCTCTCAGTCTCTTCGTTGGCGTCCCACTTTCAACTTTCCCTTCAAACATAAACTCTCTCTAAG CTACAATGACGACCAATTACCAAATGTCGACGTTTTCGTTTGCACAGCCGACCCCATTATCGAACCCCCGGTCTTGGTCATCAACACCATCTTATCCACTATGGCCTACGATTACCCAACTGAAAAATTGGCCATTTATCTCTCCGACGACGGGGGCTCCGAGTTCACATTCTATGCTCTTATCGAAGCTTCGAATTTCGCCAAGCATTGGTTGCCCTTTTGTAGAAAGTTCATGGTCGAGCCTACGTCTCCGGAGGCCTACTTTTCTCTCAATTCTGCTTTGCATCATCGTTCTCAAGAGTGGATCGACATGAAG AAACTGTTTGATGAAATGAAGGAGAGAATTAACTCGGTGGTTGAGATGGGGAAGGTTCCTAAGGAGATACGGGACCAGAACAAAGGTTTCTCTGAGTGGGACAATGGTATAACAAAGCAAAATCATCAATCAATTGTGAAG ATAATAATTGATGGAAATAATCTAGATAATTTGGATATTGATGGAGGTGTACTACCAAAATTGGTGTACATGGCACGTGAAAAGAGACCCCACCATCCGCACCATTTTAAAGCTGGAGCTATGAATGCATTG ATAAGAGTATCCTCAGAGATAACCAATGCTCCCTTCATCCTCAACTTAGACTGTGACATGTACTCAAATAATCCAGTCACACTAAAGGAGTTACTATGTTTTTTCCTGGATGGGAAAAGAAGCCATGACATTGCATTTGTACAATTCCCACAATGCTTTGATAACATTACAGAAAATATGTTATATGGCATTCCAGATCAAGTTGTTAATGAG ATTGAACTAGCTGGCATGGATGGATATGGTGCTGCCTTGTATTGTGGCACTGGATGTTTCCATCGCAGAGAAGCTCTCGGCGGGAAGAAGTATGTTGAAGATCTTAATGGATCAATACATTTGGACGTGCAAACTCAAAAGAAAGTTCCAAAACCTGTTAATGAGTTGGAAGAAGCATGTAAGCTTCTCGTTGACTGCAACTTTGAAAATGGCTCTCAATGGGGAAGGGAG ATGGGATTAGTATATGGGTGTGCAGTCGAAGATATTGTTACTGGGTTGACAATACAGTGCAGAGGTTGGAGATCACTTTACTATAGTCCAAAGAAAAGAGCTTTTTTAGGTCTTGCTCCGATTAGCTTGGATGTAGCTCTAGTTCAATATAAGAGGTGGTGTGAAGGCatgtttcaaatttttttgTCCAAGTATTGCCCCTTCATATACGGACATGGGAAGATCAAATTTGGTGCTCAAATGGGATATTGTGTATATCTTTTATGGGCTCCACTTTCTATACCAATGCTGTATTATGCCACCGTTCCTGCACTTTGTCTCCTTCAAGGCATTCCCTTATTCCCAGAG GCTACTAGCTTATGGGCCATACCTTTTGCATATGTCTTCGTAATCAAGAACTGTTGGAGCGTAGCTGAGGCAATAACTTGTGGCTGTACACTCAAAGCTTGGTGGAACTTACAAAGAATGTTACTTTTCAGAAGAACCACCGCATTCTTCTTTGCTTTCATCGACACAGTCATCAAGCAGTTGGGGCTTTCTCAAACTAAATTTGTTGTGACTGCTAAAGTCGCAGCGGAGGACGTGTCGAAGCGATACGAACAAGAGATCATAGAGTTTGGAAGCTCCGATATAATGTATACTATGATTGCAACATTTGCAATGCTAAACCTTTTTGGTTTATTGCTGGGAATTAAGAATGTTGCTGCTTTGAATTTGGAGTTGTTTTATGAAGGTTTGAACAAATTCATTCTCCAAATTGTTCTTTGTGGGCTAATTGTTTTGATAAACTTTCCCACATATGAAGCCCTCTTCATTCGCAAGGACAAGGGGCGTTTGCCATCCTCTGCTTTGTTCAAGTCTGTTACTTTGGCTTTATTGGCTTGTATAATATATGTATTGTAA